The window GCGAGGCCGTGGCGGGCGTGTCGTTGTACTTCGAGGACATCGCGCCCATCGCGTCGAACAAAACCGACAGCGACCAGTCCAGCTCCTCGCAGCCGCCGGCGAAGATGACGTCCTGCTTGCCGATCTGGATCGTCTCATAGGCATTGCCGACGCAATGGTTCGACGTGGCGCAGGCCGACGAGATCGAATAGTTCACGCCCTTGATCTTGAACCAGGTCGCAAGCGTTGCGGAGGCCGTGGAGGACATCGCCTTCGGCACTGCAAACGGCCCGACGCGCTTCGGTCCCTTGGTGCGGGTGATGTCGGCGGCTTCGACGATGGTGCGCGCCGACGGGCCGCCGGAGCCCATGATAATGCCGGTGCGAATGTTGGAAATTTCGTCAGGCGAAAGACCGGAATCCTGGATCGCCTGTTCCATCGCGACGTGATTCCACGCCGCGCCCTGACCGAGGAAACGCATGGCGCGACGGTCGACCACCGTCGAAGGATCGAGCGTCGGCGCACCTTGCACCTGCGAACGGAAGCCGAGCTCGGCATATTTCTCAGCCCGCGAAATGCCCGACTTCGCCTCGTGAAGGCTCGCAAGCACTTCCTGGGTGTTGTTTCCGATGGAGGAGACAATGCCCATCCCGGTGACCACAACCCGCCTCATGACAGCCTCGCCTCAATCGTTGTCTTCGTGGTGATGCGCTCAGCCCAGGCTCGTGCCCTGCTTGAACAGGCCGACCTTCAAATCCTTCGCGCGATAGATAATCTGGTCATCGACCGAAAGCCATCCGTCGGCGATACCGAGCACCAGCTTTGAACGCATCACGCGCTTGATATCGATGTTGTACACAACCTTGCGGGCCTCCGGCAGCACCTGACCGCTGAACTTCAGCTCGTTCAGGCCAAGCGCACGACCACGACCTTCACCGCCACTCCAGCCCAGATAAAAGCCGACCATTTGCCACAGCGCATCGAGCCCGAGGCAGCCGGGCATCACCGGATCGTTCTTGAAGTGGCAGCCGAAAAACCAGAGGTCGGGCTTCACGTCGAGCTCGGCGCGCACCACCCCCTTGCCGAATTCACCGCCGGTCTCGCTGATGTCCGTAATGCGGTCGAACATAAGCATCGGTGGCAGCGGCAATTGCGCATTGCCAGGGCCGAACATCTCGCCGCGGGCACA of the Bradyrhizobium sp. WSM1417 genome contains:
- the fabB gene encoding beta-ketoacyl-ACP synthase I; the encoded protein is MRRVVVTGMGIVSSIGNNTQEVLASLHEAKSGISRAEKYAELGFRSQVQGAPTLDPSTVVDRRAMRFLGQGAAWNHVAMEQAIQDSGLSPDEISNIRTGIIMGSGGPSARTIVEAADITRTKGPKRVGPFAVPKAMSSTASATLATWFKIKGVNYSISSACATSNHCVGNAYETIQIGKQDVIFAGGCEELDWSLSVLFDAMGAMSSKYNDTPATASRPYDVNRDGFVIAGGAGVLVLEELEHAKARGARIYGEIVGYGATSDGYDMVAPSGEGAERCMRMAMSTVKTKVDYINPHATSTPAGDPPEIDALRRVFGSGEKCPPISATKALTGHSLGATGVQEAIYSLLMMNNGFICESAHIQELDPVFADMPIVRKRIDNVKIGTVLSNSFGFGGTNATLVFSRLDA
- the fabA gene encoding bifunctional 3-hydroxydecanoyl-ACP dehydratase/trans-2-decenoyl-ACP isomerase, with protein sequence MLNRRNGYEYEDLLACARGEMFGPGNAQLPLPPMLMFDRITDISETGGEFGKGVVRAELDVKPDLWFFGCHFKNDPVMPGCLGLDALWQMVGFYLGWSGGEGRGRALGLNELKFSGQVLPEARKVVYNIDIKRVMRSKLVLGIADGWLSVDDQIIYRAKDLKVGLFKQGTSLG